A single region of the Gorilla gorilla gorilla isolate KB3781 chromosome 1, NHGRI_mGorGor1-v2.1_pri, whole genome shotgun sequence genome encodes:
- the POGZ gene encoding pogo transposable element with ZNF domain isoform X2, producing the protein MADTDLFMECEEEELEPWQKISDVIEDSVVEDYNSVDKTTTVSVSQQPVSAPVPIAAHASVAGHLSTSTTVSSSGAQNSDSTKKTLVTLIANNNAGNPLVQQGGQPLILTQNPAPGLGTMVTQPVLRPVQVMQNANHVTSSPVASQPIFITTQGFPVRNVRPVQNAMNQVGIVLNVQQGQTVRPITLVPAPGTQFVKPTVGVPQVFSQMTPVRPGSTMPVRPTTNTFTTVIPATLTIRSTVPQSQSQQTKSTPSTSTTPTATQPTSLGQLAVQSPGQSNQTTNPKLVSIASFVTVKRPGVTGENSNEVAKLVNTLNTIPSLGQSPGPVVVSNNSSAHGSQRTSGPESSMKVTSSIPVFDLQDGGRKICPRCNAQFRVTEALRGHMCYCCPEMVEYQKKGKSLDSEPSVPSAAKPPSPEKTAPVASTPSSTPIPALSPPTKVPEPNENVGDAVQTKLIMLVDDFYYGRDGGKVAQLTNFPKVATSFRCPHCTKRLKNNIRFMNHMKHHVELDQQNGEVDGHTICQHCYRQFSTPFQLQCHLENVHSPYESTTKCKICEWAFESEPLFLQHMKDTHKPGEMPYVCQVCQYRSSLYSEVDVHFRMIHEDTRHLLCPYCLKVFKNGNAFQQHYMRHQKRNVYHCNKCRLQFLFAKDKIEHKLQHHKTFRKPKQLEGLKPGTKVTIRASRGQPRTVPVSSNDTPPSALQEAAPLTSSMDPLPVFLYPPVQRSIQKRAVRKMSVMGRQTCLECSFEIPDFPNHFPTYVHCSLCRYSTCCSRAYANHMINNHVPRKSPKYLALFKNSVSGIKLACTSCTFVTSVGDAMAKHLVFNPSHRSSSILPRGLTWIAHSRHGQTRDRVHDRNVKNMYPPPSFPSNKAATVKSAGATPAEPEELPTPLAPALPSPASTATPPPTPTHPQALALPPLATEGAECLNVDDQDEGSPVTQEPELASGGGGSGGVGKKEQLSVKKLRVVLFALCCNTEQAAEHFRNPQRRIRRWLRRFQASQGENLEGKYLSFEAEEKLAEWVLTQREQQLPVNEETLFQKATKIGRSLEGGFKISYEWAVRFMLRHHLTPHARRAVAHTLPKDVAENAGLFIDFVQRQIHNQDLPLSMIVAIDEISLFLDTEVLSSDDRKENALQTVGTGEPWCDVVLAILADGTVLPTLVFYRGQMDQPANMPDSILLEAKESGYSDDEIMELWSTRVWQKHTACQRSKGMLVMDCHRTHLSEEVLAMLSASSTLPAVVPAGCSSKIQPLDVCIKRTVKNFLHKKWKEQAREMADTACDSDVLLQLVLVWLGEVLGVIGDCPELVQRSFLVASVLPGPDGNINSPTRNADMQEELIASLEEQLKLSGEHSESSTPRPRSSPEETIEPESLHQLFEGESETESFYGFEEADLDLMEI; encoded by the exons CTGGCAATCCTTTGGTCCAGCAAGGTGGACAGCCACTCATCCTGACCCAGAATCCAGCTCCAGGTCTGGGCACAATGGTTACTCAACCAGTATTGAGGCCTGTTCAGGTCATGCAGAATGCCAATCATGTGACTAGTTCCCCTGTGGCCTCACAACCAATATTTATCACTACGCAG GGATTTCCTGTAAGGAATGTCCGGCCTGTACAAAATGCAATGAATCAGGTTGGGATTGTGCTGAACGTACAGCAAGGCCAAACGGTTAGACCAATTACACTAGTTCCAG CCCCAGGTACCCAGTTTGTTAAGCCAACAGTTGGAGTTCCACAAGTGTTCTCCCAGATGACCCCTGTGAGGCCAGGCTCCACGATGCCTGTGAGGCCCACCACCAACACCTTCACCACCGTCATCCCGGCCACTCTTACCATTCGAAGCACCGTCCCACAGTCCCAGTCCCAGCAGACCAAGTCCACTCCCAGCACTTCCACCACTCCCACTGCCACACAGCCAACCTCACTGGGGCAACTAGCTGTTCAGTCTCCAGGCCAGTCAAACCAGACCACGAATCCCAAGCTAG TGAGCATTGCCAGCTTTGTCACTGTGAAGCGACCTGGTGTTACAGGCGAAAATAGCAATGAAGTGGCCAAATTGGTGAATACCCTTAACACCATCCCTTCCCTGGGCCAGAGTCCTGGGCCAGTGGTGGTGTCCAACAACAGCTCTGCTCATGGCTCTCAAAGAACCAGCGGACCTGAGTCTTCAATGAAAG TGACCTCTTCCATCCCAGTATTTGACCTCCAGGATGGTGGACGGAAAATATGTCCACGGTGTAATGCTCAATTTCGTGTTACTGAAGCTTTGAGAGGTCACATGTGT TACTGTTGCCCAGAAATGGTTGAATACCAGAAGAAAGGAAAGTCCCTGGATTCAGAACCCAGTGTCCCATCAGCAGCAAAGCCCCCGTCCCCTGAGAAAACAGCTCCTGTTGCTTCCACACCCTCTTCTACACCTATTCCTGCTCTGTCACCGCCTACCAAAGTACCAGAACCAAATGAGAACGTGGGCGATGCCGTCCAGACCAAACTCATTATGCTTGTAGATGACTTCTACTATGGACGGGATGGTGGCAAAGTAGCTCAGCTCACAAATTTCCCTAAGGTCGCCACATCTTTCCGATGCCCACATTGTACCAAAAGGCTAAAAAACAATATTCG ATTCATGAACCATATGAAACACCACGTAGAACTCGATCAGCAGAACGGTGAGGTAGATGGTCACACTATCTGCCAGCACTGTTACCGCCAGTTTTCCACTCCCTTCCAGCTTCAGTGCCACTTGGAAAATGTTCATAGTCCCTATGAATCTACTA CCAAGTGCAAGATCTGTGAGTGGGCGTTTGAAAGTGAGCCACTATTTCTCCAGCATATGAAGGATACTCATAAGCCTGGAGAGATGCCTTATGTTTGCCAG GTGTGTCAATATCGCTCCTCACTCTACTCTGAGGTAGATGTCCATTTTCGGATGATCCATGAGGATACCCGGCATCTGCTCTGCCCTTATTGCCTGAAGGTCTTCAAAAATGGCAATGCATTCCAACAGCATTACATGAGGCACCAG AAGAGAAATGTTTATCACTGCAACAAATGCCGGCTGCAGTTTCTCTTTGCCAAGGACAAAATTGAACACAAGCTTCAACACCATAAAACCTTCCGTAAACCCAAGCAGCTGGAGGGCTTGAAACCAGGCACCAAG GTGACAATCCGGGCTTCCCGAGGGCAGCCACGAACTGTTCCTGTATCCTCTAATGATACACCTCCCAGCGCCTTGCAGGAGGCAGCACCGCTGACCTCCTCAATGGACCCTCTGCCTGTCTTCCTTTATCCCCCTGTCCAGCGCAGCATCCAGAAGAGAGCTGTTAGGAAAAT gaGTGTCATGGGCCGGCAGACATGCCTGGAGTGCAGCTTCGAGATCCCAGACTTCCCTAATCATTTCCCTACTtatgtacactgctctctgtgtcgCTATAGCACCTGCTGTTCTCGAGCTTATGCCAACCACATGATCAA CAATCATGTTCCACGGAAGAGCCCCAAGTATTTggctttgtttaaaaattctgTGAG TGGAATCAAGCTGGCCTGCACTTCATGTACCTTTGTTACCTCTGTGGGCGATGCTATGGCCAAGCATTTGGTATTCAACCCCTCTCACAGATCCAGCAGCATCCTGCCACGGG GACTCACTTGGATAGCTCACTCAAG GCATGGCCAGACTCGTGACCGAGTGCATGACCGGAACGTGAAGAATATGtaccctcctccttccttccccagtAACAAAGCTGCCACTGTGAAATCTGCGGGGGCCACCCCAGCTGAGCCTGAAGAGCTACCAACTCCCTTAGCCCCAGCACTCCCATCACCAGCCTCAACTGCAACCCCACCACCAACCCCCACTCACCCGCAGGCTTTAGCCCTTCCACCGCTGGCTACAGAGGGAGCCGAATGTCTGAATGTTGATGATCAGGATGAAGGGAGCCCAGTCACCCAAGAACCTGAGCTAGCAtcaggtggtggtggtagtggtggggtTGGCAAAAAGGAGCAGCTGTCTGTGAAGAAGCTTCGAGTAGTACTGTTTGCTCTATGCTGCAATACAGAACAGGCAGCTGAACACTTCCGAAATCCCCAGCGACGTATTCGCCGTTGGCTTCGACGTTTCCAGGCCTCCCAGGGGGAGAATCTAGAGGGCAAATATCTGAGCTTTGAGGCAGAAGAGAAACTGGCTGAGTGGGTGCTAACCCAGCGTGAACAACAGCTACCTGTAAATGAGGAGACCTTGTTCCAGAAGGCCACCAAAATAGGACGTTCTTTGGAAGGGGGGTTTAAGATCTCCTATGAGTGGGCTGTGCGTTTCATGCTGCGGCACCACCTGACTCCCCATGCCCGGCGAGCTGTGGCCCACACCCTACCTAAGGATGTAGCAGAGAATGCAGGACTCTTCATTGATTTTGTACAACGGCAGATTCACAACCAGGACTTACCCTTGTCTATGATTGTGGCTATTGATGAGATTTCTTTGTTCCTGGATACAGAGGTGCTGAGCAGTGATGATCGAAAGGAGAATGCCCtgcagacagtgggcacaggggAACCTTGGTGTGATGTAGTCCTAGCCATTCTGGCAGATGGCACTGTCCTTCCCACCCTGGTTTTCTACAGAGGGCAGATGGATCAGCCTGCTAACATGCCAGACTCCATATTGCTAGAGGCAAAGGAGAGTGGCTACAGCGATGACGAGATCATGGAGCTGTGGTCAACTCGAGTGTGGCAGAAGCACACAGCTTGCCAGCGCAGCAAAGGCATGCTTGTGATGGACTGTCATCGCACTCACTTGTCAGAAGAGGTACTGGCTATGCTTAGTGCCTCTAGCACTTTGCCTGCAGTGGTCCCAGCAGGTTGTAGCTCCAAAATTCAGCCATTAGATGTATGCATCAAAAGAACTGTCAAGAACTTCCTGCATAAAAAATGGAAGGAACAGGCTCGGGAAATGGCAGATACTGCATGTGATTCTGATGTCCTGCTTCAGCTGGTGCTTGTCTGGCTGGGTGAAGTGCTAGGTGTCATTGGGGACTGTCCAGAGCTAGTTCAGCGCTCCTTCCTGGTGGCTAGTGTTCTGCCTGGCCCCGATGGCAACATTAACTCACCTACAAGAAATGCTGACATGCAGGAGGAGCTAATTGCCTCCCTAGAGGAGCAACTGAAGCTGAGTGGGGAACATTCTGAGTCTTCCACTCCACGACCCAGATCATCTCCTGAAGAGACAATTGAGCCTGAAAGTCTTCACCAGCTCTTTGAGGGTGAAAGTGAGACCGAGTCTTTCTATGGCTTTGAAGAAGCTGACCTAGATCTGATGGAGATTTGA
- the POGZ gene encoding pogo transposable element with ZNF domain isoform X3: MADTDLFMECEEEELEPWQKISDVIEDSVVEDYNSVDKTTTAGNPLVQQGGQPLILTQNPAPGLGTMVTQPVLRPVQVMQNANHVTSSPVASQPIFITTQGFPVRNVRPVQNAMNQVGIVLNVQQGQTVRPITLVPAPGTQFVKPTVGVPQVFSQMTPVRPGSTMPVRPTTNTFTTVIPATLTIRSTVPQSQSQQTKSTPSTSTTPTATQPTSLGQLAVQSPGQSNQTTNPKLAPSFPSPPAVSIASFVTVKRPGVTGENSNEVAKLVNTLNTIPSLGQSPGPVVVSNNSSAHGSQRTSGPESSMKVTSSIPVFDLQDGGRKICPRCNAQFRVTEALRGHMCYCCPEMVEYQKKGKSLDSEPSVPSAAKPPSPEKTAPVASTPSSTPIPALSPPTKVPEPNENVGDAVQTKLIMLVDDFYYGRDGGKVAQLTNFPKVATSFRCPHCTKRLKNNIRFMNHMKHHVELDQQNGEVDGHTICQHCYRQFSTPFQLQCHLENVHSPYESTTKCKICEWAFESEPLFLQHMKDTHKPGEMPYVCQVCQYRSSLYSEVDVHFRMIHEDTRHLLCPYCLKVFKNGNAFQQHYMRHQKRNVYHCNKCRLQFLFAKDKIEHKLQHHKTFRKPKQLEGLKPGTKVTIRASRGQPRTVPVSSNDTPPSALQEAAPLTSSMDPLPVFLYPPVQRSIQKRAVRKMSVMGRQTCLECSFEIPDFPNHFPTYVHCSLCRYSTCCSRAYANHMINNHVPRKSPKYLALFKNSVSGIKLACTSCTFVTSVGDAMAKHLVFNPSHRSSSILPRGLTWIAHSRHGQTRDRVHDRNVKNMYPPPSFPSNKAATVKSAGATPAEPEELPTPLAPALPSPASTATPPPTPTHPQALALPPLATEGAECLNVDDQDEGSPVTQEPELASGGGGSGGVGKKEQLSVKKLRVVLFALCCNTEQAAEHFRNPQRRIRRWLRRFQASQGENLEGKYLSFEAEEKLAEWVLTQREQQLPVNEETLFQKATKIGRSLEGGFKISYEWAVRFMLRHHLTPHARRAVAHTLPKDVAENAGLFIDFVQRQIHNQDLPLSMIVAIDEISLFLDTEVLSSDDRKENALQTVGTGEPWCDVVLAILADGTVLPTLVFYRGQMDQPANMPDSILLEAKESGYSDDEIMELWSTRVWQKHTACQRSKGMLVMDCHRTHLSEEVLAMLSASSTLPAVVPAGCSSKIQPLDVCIKRTVKNFLHKKWKEQAREMADTACDSDVLLQLVLVWLGEVLGVIGDCPELVQRSFLVASVLPGPDGNINSPTRNADMQEELIASLEEQLKLSGEHSESSTPRPRSSPEETIEPESLHQLFEGESETESFYGFEEADLDLMEI; encoded by the exons CTGGCAATCCTTTGGTCCAGCAAGGTGGACAGCCACTCATCCTGACCCAGAATCCAGCTCCAGGTCTGGGCACAATGGTTACTCAACCAGTATTGAGGCCTGTTCAGGTCATGCAGAATGCCAATCATGTGACTAGTTCCCCTGTGGCCTCACAACCAATATTTATCACTACGCAG GGATTTCCTGTAAGGAATGTCCGGCCTGTACAAAATGCAATGAATCAGGTTGGGATTGTGCTGAACGTACAGCAAGGCCAAACGGTTAGACCAATTACACTAGTTCCAG CCCCAGGTACCCAGTTTGTTAAGCCAACAGTTGGAGTTCCACAAGTGTTCTCCCAGATGACCCCTGTGAGGCCAGGCTCCACGATGCCTGTGAGGCCCACCACCAACACCTTCACCACCGTCATCCCGGCCACTCTTACCATTCGAAGCACCGTCCCACAGTCCCAGTCCCAGCAGACCAAGTCCACTCCCAGCACTTCCACCACTCCCACTGCCACACAGCCAACCTCACTGGGGCAACTAGCTGTTCAGTCTCCAGGCCAGTCAAACCAGACCACGAATCCCAAGCTAG ctccctccttcccctctccaccTGCAGTGAGCATTGCCAGCTTTGTCACTGTGAAGCGACCTGGTGTTACAGGCGAAAATAGCAATGAAGTGGCCAAATTGGTGAATACCCTTAACACCATCCCTTCCCTGGGCCAGAGTCCTGGGCCAGTGGTGGTGTCCAACAACAGCTCTGCTCATGGCTCTCAAAGAACCAGCGGACCTGAGTCTTCAATGAAAG TGACCTCTTCCATCCCAGTATTTGACCTCCAGGATGGTGGACGGAAAATATGTCCACGGTGTAATGCTCAATTTCGTGTTACTGAAGCTTTGAGAGGTCACATGTGT TACTGTTGCCCAGAAATGGTTGAATACCAGAAGAAAGGAAAGTCCCTGGATTCAGAACCCAGTGTCCCATCAGCAGCAAAGCCCCCGTCCCCTGAGAAAACAGCTCCTGTTGCTTCCACACCCTCTTCTACACCTATTCCTGCTCTGTCACCGCCTACCAAAGTACCAGAACCAAATGAGAACGTGGGCGATGCCGTCCAGACCAAACTCATTATGCTTGTAGATGACTTCTACTATGGACGGGATGGTGGCAAAGTAGCTCAGCTCACAAATTTCCCTAAGGTCGCCACATCTTTCCGATGCCCACATTGTACCAAAAGGCTAAAAAACAATATTCG ATTCATGAACCATATGAAACACCACGTAGAACTCGATCAGCAGAACGGTGAGGTAGATGGTCACACTATCTGCCAGCACTGTTACCGCCAGTTTTCCACTCCCTTCCAGCTTCAGTGCCACTTGGAAAATGTTCATAGTCCCTATGAATCTACTA CCAAGTGCAAGATCTGTGAGTGGGCGTTTGAAAGTGAGCCACTATTTCTCCAGCATATGAAGGATACTCATAAGCCTGGAGAGATGCCTTATGTTTGCCAG GTGTGTCAATATCGCTCCTCACTCTACTCTGAGGTAGATGTCCATTTTCGGATGATCCATGAGGATACCCGGCATCTGCTCTGCCCTTATTGCCTGAAGGTCTTCAAAAATGGCAATGCATTCCAACAGCATTACATGAGGCACCAG AAGAGAAATGTTTATCACTGCAACAAATGCCGGCTGCAGTTTCTCTTTGCCAAGGACAAAATTGAACACAAGCTTCAACACCATAAAACCTTCCGTAAACCCAAGCAGCTGGAGGGCTTGAAACCAGGCACCAAG GTGACAATCCGGGCTTCCCGAGGGCAGCCACGAACTGTTCCTGTATCCTCTAATGATACACCTCCCAGCGCCTTGCAGGAGGCAGCACCGCTGACCTCCTCAATGGACCCTCTGCCTGTCTTCCTTTATCCCCCTGTCCAGCGCAGCATCCAGAAGAGAGCTGTTAGGAAAAT gaGTGTCATGGGCCGGCAGACATGCCTGGAGTGCAGCTTCGAGATCCCAGACTTCCCTAATCATTTCCCTACTtatgtacactgctctctgtgtcgCTATAGCACCTGCTGTTCTCGAGCTTATGCCAACCACATGATCAA CAATCATGTTCCACGGAAGAGCCCCAAGTATTTggctttgtttaaaaattctgTGAG TGGAATCAAGCTGGCCTGCACTTCATGTACCTTTGTTACCTCTGTGGGCGATGCTATGGCCAAGCATTTGGTATTCAACCCCTCTCACAGATCCAGCAGCATCCTGCCACGGG GACTCACTTGGATAGCTCACTCAAG GCATGGCCAGACTCGTGACCGAGTGCATGACCGGAACGTGAAGAATATGtaccctcctccttccttccccagtAACAAAGCTGCCACTGTGAAATCTGCGGGGGCCACCCCAGCTGAGCCTGAAGAGCTACCAACTCCCTTAGCCCCAGCACTCCCATCACCAGCCTCAACTGCAACCCCACCACCAACCCCCACTCACCCGCAGGCTTTAGCCCTTCCACCGCTGGCTACAGAGGGAGCCGAATGTCTGAATGTTGATGATCAGGATGAAGGGAGCCCAGTCACCCAAGAACCTGAGCTAGCAtcaggtggtggtggtagtggtggggtTGGCAAAAAGGAGCAGCTGTCTGTGAAGAAGCTTCGAGTAGTACTGTTTGCTCTATGCTGCAATACAGAACAGGCAGCTGAACACTTCCGAAATCCCCAGCGACGTATTCGCCGTTGGCTTCGACGTTTCCAGGCCTCCCAGGGGGAGAATCTAGAGGGCAAATATCTGAGCTTTGAGGCAGAAGAGAAACTGGCTGAGTGGGTGCTAACCCAGCGTGAACAACAGCTACCTGTAAATGAGGAGACCTTGTTCCAGAAGGCCACCAAAATAGGACGTTCTTTGGAAGGGGGGTTTAAGATCTCCTATGAGTGGGCTGTGCGTTTCATGCTGCGGCACCACCTGACTCCCCATGCCCGGCGAGCTGTGGCCCACACCCTACCTAAGGATGTAGCAGAGAATGCAGGACTCTTCATTGATTTTGTACAACGGCAGATTCACAACCAGGACTTACCCTTGTCTATGATTGTGGCTATTGATGAGATTTCTTTGTTCCTGGATACAGAGGTGCTGAGCAGTGATGATCGAAAGGAGAATGCCCtgcagacagtgggcacaggggAACCTTGGTGTGATGTAGTCCTAGCCATTCTGGCAGATGGCACTGTCCTTCCCACCCTGGTTTTCTACAGAGGGCAGATGGATCAGCCTGCTAACATGCCAGACTCCATATTGCTAGAGGCAAAGGAGAGTGGCTACAGCGATGACGAGATCATGGAGCTGTGGTCAACTCGAGTGTGGCAGAAGCACACAGCTTGCCAGCGCAGCAAAGGCATGCTTGTGATGGACTGTCATCGCACTCACTTGTCAGAAGAGGTACTGGCTATGCTTAGTGCCTCTAGCACTTTGCCTGCAGTGGTCCCAGCAGGTTGTAGCTCCAAAATTCAGCCATTAGATGTATGCATCAAAAGAACTGTCAAGAACTTCCTGCATAAAAAATGGAAGGAACAGGCTCGGGAAATGGCAGATACTGCATGTGATTCTGATGTCCTGCTTCAGCTGGTGCTTGTCTGGCTGGGTGAAGTGCTAGGTGTCATTGGGGACTGTCCAGAGCTAGTTCAGCGCTCCTTCCTGGTGGCTAGTGTTCTGCCTGGCCCCGATGGCAACATTAACTCACCTACAAGAAATGCTGACATGCAGGAGGAGCTAATTGCCTCCCTAGAGGAGCAACTGAAGCTGAGTGGGGAACATTCTGAGTCTTCCACTCCACGACCCAGATCATCTCCTGAAGAGACAATTGAGCCTGAAAGTCTTCACCAGCTCTTTGAGGGTGAAAGTGAGACCGAGTCTTTCTATGGCTTTGAAGAAGCTGACCTAGATCTGATGGAGATTTGA